From the Prunus dulcis unplaced genomic scaffold, ALMONDv2, whole genome shotgun sequence genome, one window contains:
- the LOC117612690 gene encoding CBL-interacting serine/threonine-protein kinase 21-like produces the protein MGLASNIGKYQLGRTIGEGTFAKVKLALDSTNGKYVAIKVLDKHMVMESNLKNQVQREIRTMKLLNHSNIVRIHEVIGTKTKIYIVMEYVSGGQLSDKMSYAKRFSEGEARKLFQQLIDAVDYCHNKGVYHRDLKPENLLLCGKGSLKISDFGLSALRKPGDLLSTKCGSPSYVAPELLVNKVYDGAAADVWSCGVILFELLAGNLPFDDSSLMSLYRKICRADYTFPKWFTESQKKLISRILDPNPETRITIPKIMEIEWFQKDYMPSCGNNSDDKIHLDDVNAAFDSTEENDMETKIPKSASFINAFQLIAMSNDLDLSGLFEEEDENKQKTRIGSKLTINETIKKIEAAAMDVSLLVERTKNLRMKMHAKQIMNRCSRSYVDISAEVIEVAPTNCVVEISRSAGELGTYREFCKSLSSQLREEPAVSTQMQDADVVSIQSQSIPKKESSEETNSRKIKDHRGYSSS, from the exons ATGGGACTTGCCAGCAACATAGGGAAGTACCAGCTCGGGCGGACCATTGGAGAAGGTACTTTTGCCAAGGTTAAGCTGGCACTGGACAGCACCAATGGCAAGTATGTTGCCATCAAGGTCCTGGATAAGCATATGGTCATGGAAAGCAATCTCAAGAATCag GTACAGAGAGAAATTAGAACCATGAAGCTTCTAAACCACTCCAACATTGTAAGGATACATGAG GTGATTGGTACAAAGACCAAAATTTACATAGTAATGGAATATGTATCTGGAGGTCAACTCTCAGACAAGATG tcgTATGCCAAAAGATTTAGTGAAGGAGAGGCAAGAAAGCTTTTTCAGCAATTGATTGATGCAGTGGACTACTGTCACAACAAAGGTGTATATCACAGAGATCTAAAG CCAGAAAACTTGCTTTTGTGCGGTAAGGGGAGCCTGAAGATATCCGATTTTGGACTAAGTGCATTGCGTAAG CCTGGTGACCTGTTGTCAACAAAATGTGGATCTCCAAGTTATGTTGCTCCTGAG CTGCTTGTCAATAAGGTCTACGACGGAGCAGCTGCAGATGTTTGGTCTTGTGGAGTGattctttttgaattacttgcTGGTAATCTACCATTTGATGACTCTAGCTTGATGAGTTTATATAGAAAG ATTTGCAGAGCAGATTACACATTTCCAAAGTGGTTTACAGAAAGCCAAAAGAAGCTGATCTCCAGAATACTTGATCCAAATCCTGAAACG AGAATAACAATACCAAAGATCATGGAAATTGAATGGTTTCAAAAGGATTATATGCCTTCATGTGGAAACAATAGTGACGATAAAATACATTTAGATGATGTCAATGCTGCTTTTGATTCAACTGAG GAGAATGACATGGAGacaaaaatcccaaaatccGCAAGTTTTATAAATGCATTCCAATTGATAGCCATGTCAAATGATCTCGATTTGTCAGGTCTTTTCGAGGAAGAG GATGAAAACAAGCAGAAAACAAGGATTGGATCCAAGCTTACGATTAATGaaaccataaagaaaatagaagCTGCTGCAATGGATGTGAGCCTTTTGGTAGAAAGAACGAAAAACTTAAGG ATGAAAATGCATGCAAAACAGATTATGAATAGATGCTCTAGATCATATGTTGACATATCAGCAGAG GTGATTGAAGTTGCTCCGACTAATTGCGTCGTAGAAATATCAAGATCTGCGGGGGAGCTCGGAACATACAGAGAA TTCTGTAAGAGTTTATCAAGTCAGCTGAGAGAGGAACCTGCTGTTTCAACACAAATGCAAGATGCTGATGTGGTCAGCATTCAAAGCCAAAGtatcccaaaaaaagaaag CTCTGAAGAGACAAATTCCAGAAAAATTAAAGACCACCGTGGCTATTCATCGTCTTGA